The Shewanella pealeana ATCC 700345 genome contains the following window.
CCTTTGAGCACTTTTTCCAATGCCTCATCAGATAAAGGTTTAGCTTCAATCTTTTTAACCTCAAAGGGTTGCTGCTCATGGGGTACTAACTGCAGTGCACCAACACTGTCTTGACCGACTTTAGCGAGTAGATCGAACGCTTGTGTCGATTGCGCATTGTGACGAGCAACAATCCTGTTTCTCACCTCCATGTTATCTGGCAGTAAATTATCAAAGAAGTTATAAACCTCATCGCCTTTATACGCTTGCGAACGCAATGGCATAGACAGTGAAATAGGACGACTGCCAGGCGTATCTAGCCATTGGGCTGCATACTTAAACAGATGAGAGCCTGTGGTCGATTTAGTAAACTCACCGACCAAATAGCCATTCATATAAACATCCAGAACTGCCATTACCACTCCTCCTTCCACTCTTGCTCGGAGGCGGTGCTTTTATCATCATTCAGCCGTTCCGCTAGTTCTGAATTCCTAACCTTTATATCCAGCTCAAGGTTCAGTGCTGATAGAATTTTAAACAGCGTCTCTAGCTTGGTGGAGTCAGGGTTCTGTTCAAAGCTTGAAACTGTATCCTGACGAATGCCGACTTTACTACCTACCTTGCTTTGCGAGAGCTTCATATTCAATCGTGCATCTTTGAGATATGCGCTAAGCTGCTTTGAGTTCGTCACCTTCATGCTCACTTTCCTGTAGACCTATTACTAGACCTACTTTACACGCTAAAGCAGGTAAATCAAGTTTCACACGCTTTAACCGTTAAATCACGCATTACACGCTAGAGGCGTTAAAATAGAGATTACACGCTACAACGTGTAATAGATGTACTAAGTTTTAATTTATTAATAGGTAAAACAAAGGAATACACGAACATTCAGAACAACAACTACATTAACTCGTTATTCCACATTAAGCTCCTAAACATAAAATAAGCCCGAGTGCATTTGTTGGGGATATTAACTTCTCAGCTTAATGCTAGGCTTTTTGTTGATTTAAGCGAAAACGTTTCTCCAAAGCCAGCTAGGACTCGCACATCTTCGTATGGAGCAAGAAATGGTACTACTGGCGCAGAAGATGGATGTTGCCGAAGAGATGGATCGTCTTGACGCCCACGTAGCAGAAACTCGCCGCATTCTGAAGAAAGGTGGCGCACAAGGTCGCCGTCTAGACTTTATGATGCAAGAGTTTAACCGTGAATCAAACACCCTAGCGTCTAAGTCAATCAGTGCCGAAGTGACGGCCGCAGCGGTAGAGCTTAAAGTATTGATTGAGCAAATGCGTGAGCAGATCCAGAACGTAGAGTAATTGATTCTGAGATTGTGAAAGTTGTTGTAAAAGACAAATAGTAAAATATAACAAGAGCCCAGCTAAATGCTGGGCTTTTTGTTGGCAAAACAGCCATAAAGTAAGGCTGTAAATTCAACGTAATAAAAACAAACTAAATATTCAAAACTTCTTCAGCTTGTCTTTGTTTCAGGCGCGTTGGATAGTCTTTATCCATCGCGACTAAAAAGCTATTCACACTCTCAAACTCTTCACTTTCATAGACAATTTTAGCCACCTCTTCAGCAATTCTTCGCCCATGGATCAAAATGATTGGATACTTATCTTCAATCACTTCACGCTGAACAGAGTCAGAGAAATAACTAGTAGTAACATATACACCTAGCCAGCCACGCTTTAGGCGGGCAACTGTTCGGGCAATATGATTGCCTCCCGTTGGACTATTTAATGCCTCACACTTAGCTTGCCCTAAAACAATCAATTCAACTTTTGAAAAGCCACTGCCTAAAGTCACCTTACCGACAAAGTCTGCGCCGCCATCACTAGAGCCTTGAGTCACCCAGCCTTTATGATATATACCGAACTCACGAT
Protein-coding sequences here:
- a CDS encoding helix-turn-helix domain-containing protein, with amino-acid sequence MKVTNSKQLSAYLKDARLNMKLSQSKVGSKVGIRQDTVSSFEQNPDSTKLETLFKILSALNLELDIKVRNSELAERLNDDKSTASEQEWKEEW